A region of Desulfovibrio sp. DNA encodes the following proteins:
- a CDS encoding adenylyl-sulfate kinase yields MAEEDDPREARLGAALWFTGLPGSGKSTLARAVLEELKTRGLDVTLLQMDSRRKHYTPRPLYTARERAEAYRLFAEEAAVLVEQGMVVLMDGSGPEVAMRRTARELIPRFAEVHLRCPVATAMKRETARPEGAVMAGLYAKAMKRKATGQKFEGLGLVIGVDVPFEEDPGAELVLDASSLSTDAMRDKVLERFAVWLGPSLNA; encoded by the coding sequence CGAGGAGGATGACCCGCGGGAAGCGCGTCTCGGAGCAGCTCTGTGGTTCACGGGGCTTCCAGGCTCGGGCAAATCAACCCTGGCCAGGGCAGTGCTTGAGGAACTGAAGACGCGTGGCCTGGATGTGACGCTCCTGCAAATGGATTCAAGGCGCAAGCACTACACGCCGAGGCCCCTCTACACTGCCAGGGAGCGCGCCGAAGCCTACCGGCTGTTCGCCGAAGAGGCGGCCGTGTTGGTCGAGCAGGGCATGGTGGTGCTCATGGACGGCTCCGGCCCGGAGGTGGCCATGCGCCGCACGGCCAGGGAGCTGATTCCCCGTTTCGCCGAGGTTCACCTGCGCTGCCCTGTGGCCACGGCCATGAAGCGCGAGACCGCACGCCCCGAAGGTGCGGTCATGGCCGGGTTGTACGCCAAGGCCATGAAGCGCAAGGCCACGGGCCAGAAGTTCGAGGGACTGGGCTTAGTGATCGGTGTGGACGTGCCCTTCGAGGAGGACCCGGGCGCAGAACTGGTGCTCGACGCCTCCTCCTTGAGTACGGACGCCATGCGCGACAAGGTTCTGGAACGGTTCGCTGTCTGGCTGGGTCCGTCTCTGAACGCATAG